CCGCAAAGGGCTGGCGCAAGGCAATCGCCGTCTCGCCCAACAGCAATCGGGACCAGTTGCTAGCAGCATCTGGTCCCAAAGCCGACATCAGGCCAACCCCTGTCACCACCACCTCTGGAGCAGTTGTCACAGATTTAGCGAGCCGTTTTAAGGTTCTCTAAACCCGCTGTGACCTGGGCTGATTCGATCACATCTCCCTGCTCAATTTGGTCTACCACGTCCATCCCTTCAGTGACATAGCCAAAGACCGCATAGCTGCCGTCGAGAAAGGGCAGATCCGCCAAGGTGATGTAAAACTGCGACGAGGCAGAATCTACAAGTTGCGATCGCGCCATTGCCACAGCCCCTCGTGAATGTTGCAGGGCAGGCGCAGTCGTTAACCGGGCCGATTCAAAGGTTTGGTTATACAAAGGCTGTTCAGCCCCTTGAGGCTTAATTTCCAAAGGAATATTGCGGGGAGACTGGGTCTCAGGATCGACAAAACCCCCTGTTCCCAGCTGCTGAGCCGGAAAGTTGGGATCCTGGCTTTGGGGGTCGCCGCCCTGCACCACAAAAGGCTGCGGGTCTCGCACGACCCGGTGAAACACGAGGCCGTCGTATACTCCCCGATTAACCAGATCCACAAAGTTACCGGCAGTCACCGGCGCTTCCGTTCCATCCAGTTCCATGACAATACGTTCGCCATTGACTGTCAGTTCAACGGTAGCGGTTCCCTCTAAAACAGGCAGATTGGCAGCCGAGCTAGGTAAAGCAGCCGTTGGGGTAGATGGTTCTTCAGGGGGCACAGGCGACTCTGCTTGAGGCGCGTTGGCCGTTGGCGACCCGGTGCAGCTACCTAGCCAGAGCGTCATAACGGCCAAGACCAGCAGCGACCAGCGTCGGAGTTGAAAAA
The nucleotide sequence above comes from Pseudanabaena sp. FACHB-2040. Encoded proteins:
- a CDS encoding peptidylprolyl isomerase; the protein is MIFQLRRWSLLVLAVMTLWLGSCTGSPTANAPQAESPVPPEEPSTPTAALPSSAANLPVLEGTATVELTVNGERIVMELDGTEAPVTAGNFVDLVNRGVYDGLVFHRVVRDPQPFVVQGGDPQSQDPNFPAQQLGTGGFVDPETQSPRNIPLEIKPQGAEQPLYNQTFESARLTTAPALQHSRGAVAMARSQLVDSASSQFYITLADLPFLDGSYAVFGYVTEGMDVVDQIEQGDVIESAQVTAGLENLKTAR